A single window of Malus sylvestris chromosome 5, drMalSylv7.2, whole genome shotgun sequence DNA harbors:
- the LOC126624297 gene encoding BAHD acyltransferase At5g47980-like, with the protein MGSEIKVEVLHRETIRPSSPTPDHLKTIRLSVFDQLSPDVYVPLLLFYPNIDISIHDEVKRNDRCHSLVSERSKHLKTSLSETLTHFYPFAGKFQYNDSIWCNDNGAAFLVALVNCPMSNILDKPDAGMGKQLLPTDVDSTQADMGYLLLVQANFFQCGGGLAIGVSVSHKVSDASTLSAFIKSWASIALGSASTYHVVLPAEFGAAASLFPPLDFLNAPQPAVEFPKEKCKTRRFVFNVSKIAALKSKAASVTVPNPTRVQVVSALIWKCGMEASRSNLGCVRPSEWFVLVNMRKILVQPSADNVLGNFIGVFATKTEASKFVDNVESLVTKLREEIEGFKVKYGIGINGNDVWEFSKDYWKLLIRNDVETYSCSSWCRFPFYENDFGWGKPSWVTQGMEFKNLLVLMDTRDGDGIEVFLTLKEEDMAIFESNKKLLEYASLNPTVI; encoded by the exons ATGGGTTCTGAGATAAAGGTTGAAGTCCTTCACAGGGAAACAATTAGACCATCCTCTCCAACTCCTGATCATCTTAAAACTATCCGCCTCTCGGTTTTCGATCAGCTTTCTCCAGATGTTTACGTGCCACTACTTTTGTTCTATCCCAACATTGATATTAGTATCCATGATGAGGTCAAGAGGAACGATCGGTGCCATTCTTTGGTTTCGGAAAGATCCAAGCATTTGAAAACATCTTTATCTGAAACCCTCACTCACTTCTATCCCTTTGCAGGAAAATTTCAATATAATGATTCAATCTGGTGCAATGACAATGGGGCTGCCTTTCTTGTGGCCCTAGTCAACTGTCCAATGTCAAATATTTTGGACAAACCAGATGCTGGGATGGGAAAACAGTTGCTTCCAACTGATGTAGATTCCACACAAGCAGACATGGGCTATCTTCTCCTAGTCCAGGCCAACTTCTTTCAATGTGGGG GGGGACTGGCAATTGGAGTCAGCGTTTCACATAAGGTGTCGGATGCGTCTACACTCAGCGCATTCATTAAAAGTTGGGCATCAATTGCTCTTGGCTCTGCCAGCACATATCATGTAGTGCTCCCCGCAGAATTTGGGGCTGCGGCATCTCTCTTCCCACCATTAGATTTCCTCAACGCACCACAGCCCGCTGTTGAGTTCCCTAAAGAAAAGTGTAAAACTAGGAGATTTGTGTTCAATGTCTCAAAGATTGCTGCTCTTAAGTCCAAAGCTGCCAGTGTCACCGTTCCAAATCCTACACGGGTTCAAGTAGTGTCGGCGCTCATTTGGAAGTGTGGCATGGAAGCATCAAGGTCAAACTTGGGTTGTGTGAGGCCATCTGAGTGGTTTGTACTGGTTAACATGCGAAAAATATTGGTGCAACCCTCGGCAGACAACgtattgggaaattttattggtGTCTTTGCGACAAAGACTGAAGCAAGTAAGTTTGTAGATAATGTTGAAAGCTTGGTTACTAAGCTTAGGGAAGAAATTGAGGGATTTAAAGTAAAATATGGTATTGGTATTAACGGGAATGATGTATGGGAATTTTCCAAGGATTATTGGAAACTCTTGATAAGGAATGATGTAGAAACATATAGCTGCAGCAGTTGGTGCAGGTTTCCTTTCTATGAAAACGATTTTGGATGGGGAAAGCCATCATGGGTGACTCAGGGCATGGAGTTCAAGAATCTACTTGTGTTGATGGATACACGAGACGGAGATGGCATAGAAGTATTCTTGACTCTCAAGGAAGAAGACATGGCCATATTTGAAAGCAATAAGAAGCTGCTTGAGTATGCATCTTTAAATCCAACTGTAATTTAG
- the LOC126620721 gene encoding BAHD acyltransferase At5g47980-like translates to MGSKIMASDVKVEVIHKETIRPSCPTPPHLKTTNNLSFFDQLVPPIYIPLLLFYPICNNGDDFEVNDIDHRSLVAERSKLLKTSLSEALTLFYPFAGSFQFNDSICCNDQGAVFLEAQVNCPMSKIFDKPDLGMLGKLLPNDHTSHLLQVQANFFECGGLAIGVNISHKVADVSTLSKFINRWAAIALGSPRTIDVVPLVAFGAASSLFPPLDFLNSPPAPTPTSDMKFDIKERCTTRRFVFDGSKIAALKSEAASASVPNPTRVEVVSALIWKCAKEASRSNLGSVRPSSWCQTVNMRKVLAQTLADKDLLGNVVGLVASKTEESSSEAHDHDLQSLVTILRKGIEEFKEKYRNGVRGEEFCQLFMENVNLIMKKDDTDSYSSTSWCRFPLYESNFGWGKPSWVFISCVGSKNSIVLLDARDGDGIEGSLTFNEEDMAIFESNEELLEYASLNPSVI, encoded by the coding sequence ATGGGGAGCAAGATCATGGCTTCTGACGTGAAGGTCGAAGTCATTCACAAGGAAACAATTCGTCCATCCTGTCCAACCCCTCCGCACCTCAAAACTACCAATAACCTCTCATTTTTTGATCAGCTTGTTCCTCCAATTTATATCCCACTACTTCTCTTCTACCCCATCTGCAACAACGGTGATGATTTTGAGGTCAATGATATCGATCACCGATCTTTGGTTGCGGAAAGATCCAAGCTTCTAAAGACATCTTTATCTGAAGCCCTCACTCTCTTCTATCCCTTTGCAGGAAGTTTCCAGTTTAATGATTCAATCTGTTGCAATGACCAGGGGGCTGTGTTTCTTGAAGCCCAAGTCAACTGTCCCATGTCAAAGATTTTTGACAAACCAGATCTTGGAATGCTAGGGAAATTGCTTCCAAATGATCATACAAGTCATCTTCTACAAGTCCAGGCCAATTTCTTCGAATGCGGTGGATTGGCAATCGGAGTCAATATTTCGCATAAGGTGGCGGATGTTTCCACACTCAGTAAATTCATTAATCGCTGGGCTGCAATTGCACTCGGCTCGCCAAGAACTATTGATGTGGTGCCTCTTGTAGCATTTGGGGCTGCATCTTCTCTTTTCCCACCACTAGATTTCCTAAACTCACCGCCAGCGCCAACTCCAACTAGTGACatgaaatttgatattaaagAAAGGTGTACGACAAGGAGATTTGTGTTTGATGGCTCAAAGATTGCTGCTCTCAAGTCCGAAGCTGCCAGTGCCAGCGTGCCAAATCCAACACGAGTTGAAGTAGTGTCCGCACTCATTTGGAAATGTGCAAAGGAAGCGTCAAGATCGAACTTGGGTTCAGTAAGGCCCTCTTCATGGTGTCAAACAGTGAACATGAGGAAAGTACTTGCGCAGACCTTGGCAGATAAAGATTTGCTAGGGAATGTTGTGGGGTTGGTTGCATCAAAGACGGAAGAATCTAGCAGTGAAGCACATGATCATGATCTTCAAAGCTTGGTTACTATACTGAGGAAGGGCATTGAggaatttaaagaaaaatatagaAATGGAGTTAGAGGGGAGGAATTCTGTCAACTTTTCATGGAGAATGTGAACCTCATTATGAAAAAGGATGATACAGACAGCTATAGTTCCACCAGTTGGTGCAGGTTTCCGCTATACGAATCCAATTTTGGTTGGGGAAAGCCATCATGGGTCTTCATTTCTTGTGTTGGTTCCAAGAATTCAATTGTCTTACTGGATGCAAGAGATGGCGATGGAATAGAAGGGTCCTTAACTTTCAACGAAGAAGACATGGCCATATTTGAAAGCAATGAGGAGCTGCTTGAATATGCATCTTTGAATCCAtctgtaatttaa
- the LOC126623567 gene encoding T-complex protein 1 subunit gamma-like, which yields MQAPVLVLKDSLKRESGTKVHHGNIQASKAVADIIRTTLGPRSMLKMLLDASGGIVVTNDGNAILRELDLAHPAAKSMIELSRTQDEEVGDGTTSVIVLAGEMLHVAEAFIDKHYHPTVICRAYNKALEDAIAVLDKIAMDIDVKDRATMLGLVKSCIGTKFTSQFGDLIADLALDATTIVGVDLGQGLREVDIKKYIKVEKVPGGQLEDSMVLKGVMFNKDVIAPGKMRRKIVNPRIILLDCPLEYKKGENQTNAELLKEEDWGVLLKLEEEYIESLCVQILKFKPDVVITEKGLSDLACHYLSKAGVSAIRRLRKTDNNRIAKACGAVIVNRPDELQESDVGTGAGLFEVKKIGDEFFAFIVDCKDPKACTILLRGPSKDLLNEVERNLQDAMSVARNILKNPKLVPGGGATELTVSATLKQKSSSVDGIEKWPYEAAAIAFEAIPRTLAQNCGVNVIRTMTALQGKHANGENAWIGIDGNTGAITDVKEKKIWDAYNVKAQTFKTAIESACLLLRIDDIVSGIKKKQPPGSKAPSKPQVETEGDADNEQMIPE from the exons ATGCAAGCCCCAGTGCTCGTCCTCA AAGATTCATTGAAGCGTGAGTCGGGGACTAAAGTACACCATGGAAATATCCAGGCATCGAAG GCCGTTGCTGACATAATCCGGACAACCTTGGGTCCTCGGTCCATGCTCAAGATGCTACTTGACGCTAGTGGAG GAATTGTAGTGACTAATGATGGAAATGCCATTCTGCGTGAATTGGATCTTGCTCACCCAGCAGCAAAG TCAATGATTGAATTAAGTCGCACACAAGATGAAGAAGTAGGCGATGGAACAACATCTGTCATTGTCCTTG CTGGTGAGATGCTCCATGTTGCAGAAGCATTTATTGACAAGCACTATCATCCAACTGTTATTTGCCGAG CCTACAACAAAGCGCTGGAGGATGCTATTGCTGTTCTTGACAAAATAGCAATGGACATTGATGTGAAGGATC GTGCAACAATGTTGGGGCTGGTCAAGAGTTGTATCGGTACAAAGTTCACTAGTCAGTTTGGGGATTTAATTGCT GATTTAGCGCTTGATGCCACCACAATAGTCGGGGTGGACCTTGGCCAGGGTCTGCGAGAAGTGGATATCAAAAAGTACATTAAGGTTGAGAAGGTTCCTGGTGGCCAGTTGGAAGATTCAATGGTTCTGAAAGGAGTAATGTTTAACAAAGATGTTATCGCACCtggaaaaatgagaagaaagaTTGTTAACCCAAGGATCATTCTTCTTGATTGTCCTCTTGAGTATAAGAAGGGCGAGAACCAAACAAATGCTGAGTTACTTAAAGAAGAAGATTGGGGAGTCCTACTAAAATTGGAAGAAGAATACATCGAGAGCCTCTGCGTGCAGATATTGAAGTTTAAGCCAGATGTGGTTATTACAGAAAAGGGGCTTAGTGACTTGGCATGCCATTACCTAAGCAAGGCTGGCGTCAGTGCAATCAGGAGGTTGCGAAAAACAGACAATAACCGAATTGCTAAGGCCTGTGGGGCAGTTATTGTTAACAGACCAGATGAATTGCAAGAGTCTGATGTTGGTACAGGGGCTGGGCTATTTGAGGTCAAGAAAATTGGTGATGAGTTTTTTGCATTCATTGTTGATTGCAAAGATCCCAAAGCATGTACTATACTCTTAAGAGGCCCTAGTAAGGATCTCTTAAATGAagtggaaagaaatttgcag GATGCTATGTCAGTAGCAAGAAACATCCTCAAAAATCCAAAACTTGTTCCTGGTGGTGGTGCTACAGAGTTAACTGTATCTGCAACATTGAAGCAAAAGAGTTCATCTGTGGATGGTATCGAAAAG TGGCCGTATGAAGCTGCTGCTATAGCTTTTGAGGCTATACCACGAACTTTGGCTCAGAATTGTGGTGTTAATGTGATTAGAACTATGACGGCGCTGCAGGGAAAG CATGCGAATGGTGAAAATGCATGGATTGGCATAGACGGAAACACTGGTGCAATAACTGACGTGAAAGAGAAAAAG ATCTGGGATGCGTACAACGTGAAGGCTCAGACCTTTAAAACAGCCATAGAATCCGCTTGCCTACTTCTCAGAATCGATGACATTGTGAGCGGGATTAAGAAGAAGCAGCCTCCTGGTTCCAAAGCTCCTTCAAAGCCTCAAGTTGAAACAGAAGGCGATGCTGATAACGAGCAAATGATACCCGAGTGA
- the LOC126623568 gene encoding SEED MATURATION PROTEIN 1-like, whose protein sequence is MSKSKDDIKYATSQARLDEDEAVRTAYKHGTPLEGGKIAESEPVDLFSGARNIPNAQPRDEDSSNDRSQMQQHKPDLTKREGGPGSAADSAKFPKKTPPALSTK, encoded by the coding sequence ATGTCAAAGAGCAAGGACGACATAAAGTATGCGACTTCGCAGGCGAGGCTTGATGAAGACGAAGCTGTGAGGACTGCGTACAAGCATGGGACTCCTCTTGAGGGAGGCAAGATTGCCGAGTCGGAGCCTGTCGATCTCTTCTCCGGCGCTCGTAACATTCCCAATGCTCAGCCTCGTGATGAAGATTCTAGCAATGATCGATCCCAGATGCAGCAGCATAAACCCGATCTTACGAAACGAGAAGGCGGCCCGGGATCTGCTGCTGATAGTGCTAAATTTCCCAAGAAAACTCCTCCTGCTCTTAGTACTAAGTAG